The Daucus carota subsp. sativus chromosome 2, DH1 v3.0, whole genome shotgun sequence genome includes a window with the following:
- the LOC108208559 gene encoding uncharacterized protein LOC108208559 codes for MNFRNRDEFWPYFISQHSKPATRKWHFAGTLASLLCLIYSVMFNWRYLFCVPVVAYGIAWYSHFFVEGNVPATFGYPVWSFLCDMKMFGLMLTGKMDEEIKRLGPQLQAY; via the coding sequence ATGAATTTCAGGAACAGGGATGAGTTCTGGCCTTACTTTATAAGTCAACACTCGAAGCCAGCGACGAGGAAGTGGCATTTTGCAGGCACACTTGCTAGTCTTTTGTGTTTGATATACTCTGTGATGTTTAATTGGCGCTACTTGTTTTGTGTTCCCGTGGTGGCTTATGGTATAGCTTGGTATAGTCATTTCTTCGTGGAAGGGAATGTTCCTGCCACGTTTGGTTATCCGGTCTGGTCATTTTTATGCGATATGAAGATGTTTGGATTGATGCTCACTGGGAAGATGGATGAAGAAATCAAAAGGCTAGGACCACAACTACAAGCTTATTGA